One window of Deltaproteobacteria bacterium genomic DNA carries:
- a CDS encoding NADH-quinone oxidoreductase subunit N, which yields MFLAFLKALIRIEVCGYITTALFLGALFGFAGHLTNFTQASTSFLIVDPYGSFLAIVICLVGAVISMLAISYFKRQEERIGEIFSLLLFSAVGMCLMVMTTHLLTLFIALEVMSLSLYVLVGVQRQAFISSEGALKYFVLGSAASSFLLLGIALFYGATNSLSVQGSLGVTLVKPFDLYLKLGIVLLILGFAFKVGAVPFHFWTPDVYTGAPYPITGFMATGVKVAAFGALLRVLQYTFNLFPVPSIRLVTLLSLATMIVGNLAALRQTNLKRILAYSSIGHAGYLLLGVVAYLSQLQGQAAGDVGPILFYLLTYCLMTLGTFAILSTLAKGSEEAVELNDLAGLASRKPFVAGLLAIFLFSLAGLPPTVGFVGKFYLFKQAVMMGHVSLVVVAVLTSAISFYYYVAPIVAMYFKTGDKVTITWINPLALTLVAMLALSILYLGIKPSQYLVLTNMAFMATNL from the coding sequence ATGTTTTTGGCCTTTCTCAAAGCCCTGATTCGCATTGAAGTTTGTGGTTATATTACCACCGCACTGTTTTTGGGCGCTTTGTTTGGTTTTGCTGGTCATTTAACGAATTTTACGCAAGCGAGCACCTCTTTTCTCATCGTCGATCCTTACGGGAGTTTTTTGGCCATCGTTATTTGTTTAGTGGGTGCGGTGATTAGCATGCTCGCCATTTCTTATTTTAAACGACAAGAAGAACGCATTGGCGAAATCTTTTCGCTACTTTTATTTTCAGCCGTGGGCATGTGCCTCATGGTGATGACCACTCATTTATTAACTTTGTTTATCGCCCTTGAGGTGATGAGTCTTTCGCTTTACGTGCTGGTGGGCGTGCAACGGCAGGCCTTTATTTCAAGTGAAGGGGCTTTAAAATATTTTGTCTTGGGGTCGGCCGCCAGTAGTTTTTTATTATTGGGGATCGCCCTGTTTTATGGGGCTACCAATAGCCTTTCGGTGCAAGGTTCATTGGGCGTGACGTTAGTGAAGCCTTTTGATTTATATTTGAAATTGGGCATTGTGCTGTTGATCTTGGGCTTTGCTTTTAAAGTAGGGGCGGTGCCGTTCCATTTTTGGACCCCCGATGTTTACACCGGGGCGCCTTATCCCATCACCGGGTTTATGGCCACCGGGGTTAAGGTAGCGGCCTTTGGGGCCCTGCTTCGCGTCTTGCAATACACCTTCAATCTTTTTCCCGTTCCTTCGATTCGTTTGGTCACCCTCTTAAGCCTTGCCACCATGATTGTAGGTAACTTGGCGGCCTTACGCCAAACCAATCTCAAACGCATCTTGGCCTATTCTTCGATTGGCCATGCAGGTTATTTACTGTTAGGCGTGGTGGCCTATTTAAGTCAATTGCAGGGGCAGGCGGCTGGAGATGTTGGCCCCATCCTTTTTTATCTCTTAACCTATTGCCTCATGACCTTGGGAACTTTTGCGATTTTAAGTACGCTCGCCAAAGGATCTGAAGAGGCCGTTGAGCTGAATGACTTAGCCGGCTTAGCAAGCCGCAAACCTTTTGTAGCTGGGCTTTTGGCGATTTTTCTTTTTTCGTTGGCCGGTCTGCCCCCCACCGTGGGTTTTGTGGGTAAATTTTATTTGTTCAAACAGGCGGTGATGATGGGCCATGTTTCGTTGGTGGTAGTGGCCGTTCTTACTAGCGCGATTTCTTTTTATTATTATGTGGCCCCCATTGTGGCCATGTATTTTAAAACTGGTGACAAGGTCACCATCACCTGGATAAATCCCCTGGCTCTCACCTTAGTGGCTATGTTAGCCTTAAGCATATTGTATTTGGGAATAAAACCTTCCCAATATTTGGTGTTAACCAATATGGCTTTCATGGCAACTAACCTATGA